A single Oryctolagus cuniculus chromosome 16, mOryCun1.1, whole genome shotgun sequence DNA region contains:
- the PRR15 gene encoding proline-rich protein 15 → MADSGGTGSSGPWWKSLTNSRKKSKEAAEAQPPAPPALGEPAPPSPDWTGGARENQHPNVLGGAGEPQKPDKSGDKSGSSRRNLKVSRSGRFKEKRKVRATLLPDGSVGSAEEAELSGNPPGGAQ, encoded by the coding sequence ATGGCTGACAGCGGTGGCACAGGCAGCTCGGGCCCCTGGTGGAAGTCGCTAACCAACAGCAGGAAGAAAAGCAAGGAAGCTGCGGAGGCGcagccgcccgccccgcccgcacTCGGGGAGCCCGCGCCGCCCAGCCCAGACTGGACGGGCGGCGCGCGcgagaaccagcaccccaacgtCCTCGGGGGCGCCGGCGAGCCCCAAAAGCCGGACAAGAGTGGGGACAAATCGGGCAGCAGCCGCCGCAACCTGAAGGTCTCGCGCTCTGGCCGCTTCAAGGAGAAGAGGAAAGTGCGCGCCACGCTGCTCCCGGATGGCAGCGTGGGGTCCGCGGAGGAGGCGGAGCTGTCCGGCAACCCTCCGGGGGGCGCGCAGTAA